Below is a genomic region from Fusobacterium nucleatum.
AATATTTTTTTACAAATTTATATATTTTATCTTTTAGTATTTTCGTTAGCGACCCTTTATATTATTATCTATATAGTTATAAGTTATTGTAGAAATAAACCAGTGAAGATTAGAGGTGTAGAGTTAGCATTTGCCCCTTATATATGTTTTGCCTTTATTATTATTTATAATTTTAATTTAATGGAAAGAATAATTGAAAAATTTTAAATAAGATTACTGCGACGTCCTATAATGTTGAAAGAGCATTTTGGAGCTCGAGAGACATTATAGGCTGTCAAGTAATCACTACATTATAGTTAAAAAATTATAAATATTTTTAAGTATATTGAGAGGATATTATGAATAAAAATAAAGCCTTCTCCTTAATGGAGGTCATAGTTTCAGTTTTTATTTTAATTTTAGTTTTAATACCAAGTGTAAAATTAAATATACAACAAATAAAAACTTACTCTAAGATAAGAAATGCTGATAGTGAATTACATTTTTTTACTTCTTTAAATAATTATTTAAAGGCAGAAAATATAACAAACCCTCACTTAGATTTTAATAGTTATACAGATTTTATAACAACATTTAATAATTTTGGAAATTCCTTTCAAAATCTTAAAAATAAAAATTTTAATTTAATAATAGATATAGAGAAAACAGAAGTAGATTTTTCAAATAGAAAAGAAAAAGCAAATTTAATTAAGGTGGAATATAGAGGGGATAAAAAAATTTATAAAAATACTCTTTTAAAATTTGAGGAATAAAATGTATATAAATAAAAATAAAGCTTTATCATTTATTGAAATTATAGTAGCAGTAACAATTTTATTAGCAGTTAGTTTTGCTAGTCTAATTACATTCTATTCAATAAACAAAAGTTTTTTAGTTATGAACAGCACCTATAAACGAGAAAAAGAAATAATGACTTTTAGAGATTTAGTAATAAGCCATATAAAGTGGAATGAAAGCCTTGAAATAAGAGTTACTAATATTTCAAAATCTAATCCTATAAATAGTTTAGGAGATTTATTTTTAAAGCCTGGTGAAAAAGAAGGAAATTTATTGGTATTAAAAATAAAAAATTATGATGAAACAGAAAAGAAAGTAGAAAAATATTATAGATGTTTTTTATTTTATGAAGATAAGGCTAGTTTGAGTTATTTTGATGATAGCAATATCCATTCTCTTGTAAATATTTTTAATGGAACAGTGATTTTAGAGAATTGTACTGGAAAATTTCTAGTTGAGAATAATATTTTAAAGGTATATTTGAAAGATAAGGATAAAGAATATGAAGAAATATTGTACTATGAACAAAAATAAAGCTTTTATTTTTCTGCAAGTTATTATTATTTCTTTTCTATTTATTAGCCTAACTTTATTTGTACAAATTCTTTTAAATAGTAGATTTAATCTATATAAGACTGATGTTAAGACACAAGAAAATTTTCAAGATTATGATTTTTTGGATGAAATAATTAAGCAAGAATTTAAAAATATAGAAGAAAAAATCAATAGTAGAGGAATTAAAGATGTGACAGAGTATATAGCTTTATCAGAAAATGGAGAAAAATTATTTCTAATAGCTGAATACAATAAAAGGATATCCTTTGGAGGATATAGATTATTGGAAGATGAGAAAGGAAAAAACTACTATAACTATTTAAAAGATAAGATAAAAGGGATGTATAAGCCTAGAGTTAATGTGCATTTTGTAAAAAATATAAAAATTGCAGATAAAAACTATTCATTGTTTGCAACAATGGAATATGAAATAGGGAGTTCAAGAGAGCCTGACACTTTACACAATGGCATTTTGACAAG
It encodes:
- a CDS encoding type II secretion system protein, producing MNKNKAFSLMEVIVSVFILILVLIPSVKLNIQQIKTYSKIRNADSELHFFTSLNNYLKAENITNPHLDFNSYTDFITTFNNFGNSFQNLKNKNFNLIIDIEKTEVDFSNRKEKANLIKVEYRGDKKIYKNTLLKFEE
- a CDS encoding type II secretion system protein, whose product is MYINKNKALSFIEIIVAVTILLAVSFASLITFYSINKSFLVMNSTYKREKEIMTFRDLVISHIKWNESLEIRVTNISKSNPINSLGDLFLKPGEKEGNLLVLKIKNYDETEKKVEKYYRCFLFYEDKASLSYFDDSNIHSLVNIFNGTVILENCTGKFLVENNILKVYLKDKDKEYEEILYYEQK